From the genome of Papaver somniferum cultivar HN1 chromosome 2, ASM357369v1, whole genome shotgun sequence, one region includes:
- the LOC113349994 gene encoding CRM-domain containing factor CFM3A, chloroplastic/mitochondrial-like, translating to MSVVPSCQIYQTSFLDSFQTTSLSRFSGYPLQFARYGSSISSKKLYLSITQNSISSNSVPERNPPRNNSQKTASNGGLSNNEWNETHHSNTIKRPQGYKNSGGFSSEDDESNTSTSTAGSSTMEKIVEKLKRFGYVDDSSEREGRRVPERSSVEDIFYIEEGTRGGASSHTPLDVENYFGGNGDIRFPWEKPMIKEVEGNSVRSKSRTSLAELTLPESELRRLRNLAVKTKSKIKVGGAGVTQAVVEKIHEKWKSSEIVRLKCEGPPALNMKRLHEILERKTGGLVIWRSGSSISLYRGVSYELASEHHQKRKIQSPSNIDNNYYAPVAEGNTKHQIQRVSNFNTQSGKVCSEVGEISTVNPVPEVKYEHEIDKILDGLGPRYTDWPGPKPLPVDADLLPGVVPGYKPPYRILPYGVRSNLGLKEGTALRRLARVLPPHFAVGRSRQHHGLAMAMVKLWESSSVAKIALKRGVQLTTSERMAEDIKKLTGGTMLTRNKDFIVFYRGKDFLTPDVTEALLERERLAKDYQDEEEQARLRASSFFIPITDKTSGSGATGTLGETLEADARWGKRLNDTERDKVLQEAEVARHATLVRKLDSKLRLAQRKLDKAEKALAKVEECLKPVEQPTDQESISDEERFMFRKLGLRMKAFLLLGRRGVFDGTVENMHLHWKYRELVKVMAKAKNFDQVRSLALALEAESGGILVSVDKVSKGYAIIVFRGKDYHRPATLRPKNLLTKRKALARSIELQRREALYNHISAVQRRVDILRSELNQMETVKDHGDEELYAKLDSTYSTEDEDDVEEGDDAYLETYSSVHNEEDDDYDYNDEDDEGDDDDWDYNDEDEGNRIADD from the exons ATGTCTGTTGTACCTAGTTGCCAAATCTACCAAACAAGCTTCTTGGATTCATTTCAGACCACATCATTATCAAGATTTAGTGGCTATCCACTGCAATTTGCAAGGTATGGTTCATCAATTTCTTCGAAAAAACTTTACTTGAGTATAACCCAGAATTCAATTAGCTCAAATTCTGTTCCTGAAAGAAACCCACCCAGGAATAATTCTCAAAAGACTGCGTCTAATGGTGGATTGTCTAATAATGAGTGGAACGAAACCCACCATTCAAATACTATAAAAAGACCTCAGGGTTATAAAAATAGTGGTGGGTTTTCAAGCGAAGATGATGAGAGTAATACTAGCACAAGTACTGCTGGTAGTAGTACAATGGAAAAAATTGTAGAGAAACTGAAGAGATTTGGATACGTTGATGATTCTAGTGAGAGAGAGGGGAGGAGAGTGCCAGAGAGAAGTTCAGTAGAAGATATTTTTTATATTGAAGAAGGGACAAGAGGTGGGGCTTCTTCACATACTCCTTTAGATGTTGAGAATTATTTTGGTGGTAATGGAGATATTAGATTTCCATGGGAAAAGCCTATGATAAAAGAAGTGGAGGGAAATTCGGTTCGAAGTAAAAGTAGGACATCCTTAGCTGAACTAACACTTCCTGAATCAGAATTGAGGAGGCTGAGGAATTTAGCAGTTAAAACTAAGTCGAAGATAAAAGTTGGAGGTGCTGGTGTTACTCAGGCTGTTGTGGAGAAGATTCATGAGAAATGGAAGAGTTCAGAGATTGTAAGGCTCAAATGCGAGGGTCCTCCGGCGCTTAATATGAAAAGGTTGCATGAGATATTAGAG AGGAAAACTGGTGGTTTGGTGATCTGGCGTTCAGGCAGTTCTATTTCTTTATACAGGGGAGTGAGCTATGAGCTTGCTTCGGAGCATCACCAAAAAAGGAAAATTCAGAGTCCTAGCAACATTGACAATAACTATTATGCACCAGTTGCTGAGGGTAATACTAAGCATCAGATACAACGTGTCTCTAATTTTAATACCCAGTCGGGCAAAGTATGTTCGGAAGTTGGTGAGATATCAACTGTCAACCCAGTGCCAGAAGTGAAGTATGAACATGAAATTGACAAGATATTGGATGGGTTGGGACCACGATATACAGATTGGCCTGGACCCAAACCACTACCAGTAGATGCTGATTTGCTCCCAGGTGTTGTGCCTGGTTACAAACCACCTTACAGAATACTTCCCTACGGGGTGAGATCTAATCTTGGACTTAAGGAAGGTACAGCCCTCCGACGGCTTGCCAGAGTCCTTCCTCCACATTTCGCTGTAG GAAGAAGCAGGCAACACCATGGACTGGCAATGGCCATGGTCAAGCTGTGGGAAAGTAGTTCGGTTGCAAAGATTGCTCTGAAGCGAGGTGTGCAACTTACTACTAGTGAGAGAATGGCTGAGGATATCAAG AAACTTACAGGAGGTACAATGCTTACTAGAAACAAAGACTTCATTGTGTTTTACCGAGGAAAGGATTTCTTAACCCCAGACGTGACAGAAGCACTATTAGAAAGAGAAAGATTGGCGAAGGACTATCAAGATGAAGAGGAGCAAGCACGGTTGAGAGCCTCATCGTTTTTCATTCCTATTACTGATAAAACTTCAGGATCTGGGGCCACTGGTACACTTGGTGAAACATTAGAAGCTGATGCCCGGTGGGGGAAGAGGCTAAATGACACCGAAAGGGACAAAGTGTTACAAGAGGCAGAAGTAGCACGACATGCAACCCTTGTTAGAAAGCTTGATTCCAAGCTTCGTTTG GCTCAACGGAAGTTGGATAAAGCTGAAAAAGCTTTAGCTAAGGTGGAGGAATGCTTAAAGCCAGTAGAGCAACCAACTGATCAAGAAAGCATAAGTGACGAGGAGAGATTTATGTTCCGCAAACTCGGTTTAAGAATGAAAGCGTTCCTACTCCTTG GGAGGCGAGGTGTCTTTGATGGTACAGTGGAGAATATGCACCTACACTGGAAATACAGGGAGCTTGTTAAGGTTATGGCAAAGGCTAAAAATTTTGATCAGGTCAGAAGCTTAGCATTAGCTTTAGAGGCTGAGAGTGGGGGTATCTTGGTTTCAGTTGACAAAGTTTCAAAAGGGTACGCCATAATTGTCTTCCGAGGAAAAGACTATCATCGTCCTGCTACTTTGAGGCCTAAGAATCTGTTGACGAAAAGGAAGGCTTTGGCACGCTCTATTGAGCTTCAACGGCGCGAG GCACTCTATAATCATATTTCAGCTGTTCAGAGGAGGGTGGATATTCTCAGATCAGAACTT AATCAAATGGAAACTGTGAAGGACCATGGAGATGAAGAGTTGTATGCAAAACTTGATTCAACATACTCtactgaagacgaagatgatgtg GAGGAGGGTGACGATGCTTACCTTGAAACATATAGCAGTGTTCACAATGAAGAGGACGATGACTATGACTATAATGATGAAGATGACGAGGGTGATGATGATGACTGGGACtataatgatgaagatgaaggtaATAGGATTGCCGATGACTAA